A genomic region of Anas acuta chromosome 1, bAnaAcu1.1, whole genome shotgun sequence contains the following coding sequences:
- the LOC137849366 gene encoding histone H2A.J, with protein MSGRGKQGGKVRAKAKSRSSRAGLQFPVGRVHRLLRKGNYAERVGAGAPVYMAAVLEYLTAEILELAGNAARDNKKTRIIPRHLQLAIRNDEELNKLLGKVTIAQGGVLPNIQAVLLPKKTESHKAKSK; from the coding sequence ATGTCCGGCCGTGGGAAGCAGGGAGGTAAAGTCAGGGCTAAGGCCAAGTCGCGCTCGTCGCGGGCTGGGCTGCAGTTCCCCGTGGGCCGCGTGCACCGGCTGCTGCGGAAAGGTAACTATGCCGAGCGAGTCGGGGCTGGAGCGCCCGTCTACATGGCGGCTGTGCTGGAGTACCTGACGGCCGAGATCCTGGAGCTGGCGGGCAACGCGGCCCGCGACAACAAGAAGACGCGCATCATCCCCCGCCACCTGCAGCTGGCCATCCGCAACGACGAGGAGCTCAACAAGCTGCTGGGCAAGGTCACCATCGCGCAGGGCGGGGTGCTGCCCAACATCCAGGCCGTGCTGCTGCCTAAGAAGACTGAAAGCCACAAGGCTAAGAGCAAATAA
- the LOC137849371 gene encoding histone H2B 1/2/3/4/6 produces MPEPAKSAPAPKKGSKKAVTKTQKKGDKKRKKSRKESYSIYVYKVLKQVHPDTGISSKAMGIMNSFVNDIFERIAGEASRLAHYNKRSTITSREIQTAVRLLLPGELAKHAVSEGTKAVTKYTSSK; encoded by the coding sequence ATGCCTGAGCCAGCTAAGTCTGCGCCGGCGCCCAAGAAGGGCTCCAAGAAAGCCGTCACCAAGACCCAGAAGAAGGGCGACAAGAAACGCAAGAAGAGCCGCAAGGAGAGCTACTCGATCTACGTGTACAAGGTGCTGAAGCAGGTGCACCCCGACACGGGCATCTCGTCCAAGGCCATGGGCATCATGAACTCCTTCGTCAACGACATCTTCGAGCGCATCGCCGGCGAGGCGTCGCGCCTGGCGCACTACAACAAGCGCTCGACCATCACGTCGCGGGAGATCCAGACGGCCgtgcggctgctgctgcccggcgAGCTGGCCAAGCACGCCGTGTCCGAGGGCACCAAGGCGGTCACCAAGTACACCAGCTCCAAGTAG
- the LOC137849372 gene encoding histone H1.10 has product MSETAPAAAPAVAAPAAKAAGKKPKKAAGGSKARKPAGPSVTELITKAVAASKERKGLSLAALKKALAAGGYDVEKNNSRIKLGLKSLVGKGTLVQTKGTGASGSFRLSKKPGEVKEKAPKKRAAAAKPKKPAAKKPASAAKKPKKAAVKKSPKKAKKPAAAATKKAAKSPKKAAKAAKPKKAAAAKSPAKAKAVKPKAAKPKAAKPKAAKAKKAAPKK; this is encoded by the coding sequence ATGTCGGAGACCGCTCCCGCCGCAGCGCCCGCTGTCGCGGCCCCCGCCGCCAAGGCCGCCGGCAAGAAGCCGAAGAAGGCGGCGGGCGGCTCCAAGGCGCGCAAGCCCGCGGGCCCCAGCGTCACCGAGCTGATCACCAAGGCCGTGGCCGCCTCCAAGGAGCGCAAGGGGCTCTCCCTCGCCGCGCTCAAGAAGGCGCTGGCCGCCGGCGGCTACGACGTGGAGAAGAACAACAGCCGCATCAAGCTGGGGCTCAAGAGCCTCGTCGGCAAGGGCACCCTGGTGCAGACCAAGGGCACCGGCGCCTCCGGCTCCTTCCGCCTCAGCAAGAAGCCCGGCGAGGTGAAGGAGAAGGCGCCCAAGAAGCGGGCGGCCGCGGCCAAGCCCAAGAAGCCGGCGGCCAAGAAGCCCGCCAGCGCCGCCAAGAAGCCCAAGAAGGCGGCGGTGAAGAAGAGCCCCAAGAAAGCCAAGAAGCCGGCGGCCGCTGCCACCAAGAAAGCAGCCAAGAGCCCCAAGAAGGCTGCCAAGGCTGCCAAGCCCAAAAAGGCGGCGGCAGCGAAGAGCCCGGCTAAGGCAAAGGCGGTGAAGCCCAAAGCTGCCAAGCCCAAGGCGGCCAAGCCAAAGGCAGCCAAGGCAAAGAAGGCAGCGCCCAAAAAGTGA
- the LOC137849377 gene encoding histone H4, protein MSGRGKGGKGLGKGGAKRHRKVLRDNIQGITKPAIRRLARRGGVKRISGLIYEETRGVLKVFLENVIRDAVTYTEHAKRKTVTAMDVVYALKRQGRTLYGFGG, encoded by the coding sequence aTGTCCGGCAGAGGCAAGGGCGGGAAGGGGCTCGGCAAGGGGGGCGCCAAGCGGCACCGCAAGGTGCTGCGCGACAACATCCAGGGCATCACCAAGCCGGCCATCCGGCGCCtggcgcggcgcggcggcgtCAAGCGCATCTCGGGGCTCATCTACGAGGAGACGCGCGGCGTGCTCAAGGTCTTCCTGGAGAACGTGATCCGCGACGCCGTCACCTACACCGAGCACGCCAAGCGCAAGACGGTCACGGCCATGGACGTGGTCTACGCCCTCAAGCGCCAGGGACGCACCCTCTACGGCTTCGGCGGCTAA
- the LOC137849373 gene encoding histone H3, with protein MARTKQTARKSTGGKAPRKQLATKAARKSAPATGGVKKPHRYRPGTVALREIRRYQKSTELLIRKLPFQRLVREIAQDFKTDLRFQSSAVMALQEASEAYLVGLFEDTNLCAIHAKRVTIMPKDIQLARRIRGERA; from the coding sequence ATGGCGCGCACGAAGCAGACGGCGCGTAAGTCGACGGGCGGGAAGGCGCCCCGCAAGCAGCTGGCCACCAAGGCGGCCCGCAAGAGCGCGCCGGCCACGGGCGGCGTGAAGAAGCCGCACCGCTACCGGCCCGGCACGGTGGCGCTGCGCGAGATCCGCCGCTACCAGAAGTCGACGGAGCTGCTGATCCGCAAGCTGCCCTTCCAGCGGCTGGTGCGCGAGATCGCGCAGGACTTCAAGACCGACCTGCGCTTCCAGAGCTCGGCCGTGATGGCGCTGCAGGAGGCGAGCGAGGCCTACCTGGTGGGGCTCTTCGAGGACACCAACCTGTGCGCCATCCACGCCAAGCGCGTCACCATCATGCCCAAGGACATCCAGCTCGCCCGCCGCATCCGCGGGGAGCGTGCCTGA
- the LOC137849375 gene encoding histone H3, with protein sequence MARTKQTARKSTGGKAPRKQLATKAARKSAPATGGVKKPHRYRPGTVALREIRRYQKSTELLIRKLPFQRLVREIAQDFKTDLRFQSSAVMALQEASEAYLVGLFEDTNLCAIHAKRVTIMPKDIQLARRIRGERA encoded by the coding sequence ATGGCGCGCACAAAGCAGACGGCGCGTAAGTCGACGGGCGGGAAGGCGCCCCGCAAGCAGCTGGCCACCAAGGCGGCCCGCAAGAGCGCGCCGGCCACGGGCGGCGTGAAGAAGCCGCACCGCTACCGGCCCGGCACGGTGGCGCTGCGCGAGATCCGCCGCTACCAGAAGTCGACGGAGCTGCTGATCCGCAAGCTGCCCTTCCAGCGGCTGGTGCGCGAGATCGCGCAGGACTTCAAGACCGACCTGCGCTTCCAGAGCTCGGCCGTGATGGCGCTGCAGGAGGCGAGCGAGGCCTACCTGGTGGGGCTCTTCGAGGACACCAACCTGTGCGCCATCCACGCCAAGCGCGTCACCATCATGCCCAAGGACATCCAGCTCGCCCGCCGCATCCGCGGGGAGCGCGCCTGA
- the LOC137849376 gene encoding histone H4: protein MSGRGKGGKGLGKGGAKRHRKVLRDNIQGITKPAIRRLARRGGVKRISGLIYEETRGVLKVFLENVIRDAVTYTEHAKRKTVTAMDVVYALKRQGRTLYGFGG, encoded by the coding sequence ATGTCCGGCAGAGGCAAGGGCGGGAAGGGGCTCGGCAAGGGGGGCGCCAAGCGGCACCGCAAGGTGCTGCGCGACAACATCCAGGGCATCACCAAGCCGGCCATCCGGCGCCtggcgcggcgcggcggcgtCAAGCGCATCTCGGGGCTCATCTACGAGGAGACGCGCGGCGTGCTCAAGGTCTTCCTGGAGAACGTGATCCGCGACGCCGTCACCTACACCGAGCACGCCAAGCGCAAGACGGTCACGGCCATGGACGTGGTCTACGCCCTCAAGCGCCAGGGACGCACCCTCTACGGCTTCGGCGGCTAA
- the LOC137849378 gene encoding histone H1.03, which produces MAETAPVASPDVAAAPPAPAKATPAKKPKKAAGGSKARKPAGPSVTELITKAVSASKERKGLSLAALKKALAAGGYDVEKSNSRIKLGLKSLVSKGTLVQTKGTGASGSFRLSKKPGEVKEKAPKKRAAAAKPKKPAAKKPASAAKKPKKAAVKKSPKKVKKPVAATTTKKAAKSPKKATKAAKPKKAVAAKSPAKAKAVKPKAAKPKTAKPKAAKAKKAAPKKK; this is translated from the coding sequence ATGGCTGAGACCGCTCCCGTCGCTTCGCCCGATGTGGCCGCCGCTCCTCCGGCTCCGGCCAAGGCAACTCCCGCCAAGAAGCCGAAGAAGGCGGCGGGCGGCTCCAAGGCGCGCAAGCCCGCGGGCCCCAGCGTCACCGAGCTGATCACCAAAGCTGTGTCTGCTTCTAAGGAGCGCAAGGGGCTCTCCCTCGCCGCGCTCAAGAAGGCGCTGGCTGCTGGTGGATACGATGTGGAGAAGAGCAACAGCCGCATCAAGCTGGGGCTCAAGAGCCTCGTCAGCAAGGGCACCCTGGTGCAGACCAAGGGCACCGGCGCCTCCGGCTCCTTCCGCCTCAGCAAGAAGCCCGGCGAGGTGAAGGAGAAGGCGCCCAAGAAGCGGGCGGCCGCGGCCAAGCCCAAGAAGCCGGCGGCCAAGAAGCCCGCCAGCGCCGCCAAGAAGCCCAAGAAGGCGGCGGTGAAGAAGAGCCCCAAGAAAGTCAAGAAGCCGGTGGCTGCTACCACCACCAAGAAGGCGGCTAAGAGCCCCAAGAAGGCGACCAAGGCTGCCAAGCCCAAAAAGGCAGTGGCTGCAAAGAGCCCGGCTAAGGCAAAGGCGGTGAAGCCCAAAGCTGCCAAGCCCAAGACGGCCAAGCCAAAGGCAGCCAAAGCAAAGAAGGCGGCGCCTAAGAAGAAGTAA